One genomic segment of Hordeum vulgare subsp. vulgare chromosome 2H, MorexV3_pseudomolecules_assembly, whole genome shotgun sequence includes these proteins:
- the LOC123430137 gene encoding uncharacterized protein LOC123430137 gives MTPSVTHHRRSPRGIRTHLRRRQNAATPPLAGATARALAAGLWRLRHAERHAVNPGPLRHDAHSPVTRSSRHRRKAKLCNGNKTRCGLGVGIPCRNHSILDKIDACVVDLPYGCWMEKATKWDQQHACLHNMLASHDPCQLPHVHHSRAMPAHGHATAVAVALEAELDKARARISELEDEKCAMRKKVERFLRKLTEEKASWKSRMRDKAQHVIAASKEDVKTERRHRRQVEAANGKLVKELAEAKASAKQAAQSYEMERKAREMMEDACEELTKEVEEDQAEVELLRRECMGMREEMEEERRMLQMAEVWREERVQMKLSDAKLALEQKYSQLNRLQAEMESFLRKDGKSIDANNSTLREARMISEAASSVRLRGVRELSHRNPHAPEDVDRVFQHFCRKQETPSGGSPASNVHSVSPATDIFLEKLDGSADLENGSGSSWVDTPDRERRRDSCASAGTSDRSVARASNTSLLSNGKGGWVGSGLTDQVHHPTPSRSATGKNTALIRRLWRSAISESRKKTGVSAGTTTSEQRSAVITPTLPVGEQCSSSYSVKPHQQRQRSHESKGLARGPHKEKQKQSLQEKLLEARMDDHKPSPSSAAKHKI, from the exons ATGACCCCCTCCGTCACTCATCACCGCCGGAGCCCCCGTGGCATCCGCACCCACCTGAGGCGACGCCAAAATGCAGCCACGCCGCCGCTCGCCGGCGCCACGGCAAGGGCGCTCGCCGCCGGGCTCTGGAGGCTGCGCCACGCGGAGCGGCACGCGGTCAACCCCGGCCCTCTGCGGCACGACGCTCATTCTCCCGTGACC CGTAGCTCCCGACACCGAAGGAAAGCGAAACTCTGCAATGGCAACAAAACCCGGTGTGGTTTGGGCGTCGGAATCCCATGCAGAAATCATAGCATCTTAGACAAG ATCGATGCCTGCGTCGTGGACTTGCCATATGGTTGTTGGATGGAGAAGGCAACCAAATGGGACCAGCAACATGCCTGTCTGCACAACATGCTGGCTTCACATGATCCTTGCCAGCTACCACATGTTCATCACTCTCGTGCAATGCCGGCTCACGGCCATGctacggcggtggcggtggcccTGGAGGCCGAGCTTGACAAGGCCCGTGCTCGGATCAGCGAGCTCGAGGACGAGAAGTGTGCGATGAGGAAGAAGGTGGAGCGGTTCCTGAGGAAGCTCACGGAGGAGAAGGCGTCGTGGAAGAGCAGGATGCGTGACAAGGCTCAGCACGTGATCGCCGCGTCAAAAGAAGACGTCAAGACGGAGAGGCGTCACCGGCGGCAGGTGGAGGCGGCCAACGGCAAGCTGGTGAAGGAGCTGGCGGAGGCCAAGGCGTCGGCGAAGCAGGCGGCGCAGAGCTACGAGATGGAGCGCAAGGCGCGGGAGATGATGGAGGACGCGTGCGAGGAGCtgaccaaggaggtggaggaggaccagGCGGAGGTAGAGCTCCTGCGGCGCGAGTGCATGGGCAtgcgggaggagatggaggaggagcgccggatGCTGCAGATGGCGGAGGTGTGGCGCGAGGAGAGGGTCCAGATGAAGCTCTCCGACGCCAAGCTCGCGCTGGAGCAGAAATACTCGCAGCTCAACCGGCTGCAGGCCGAGATGGAGTCCTTCCTGCGGAAAGACGGCAAGAGCATCGACgccaacaactccacgttgcgggAGGCACGGATGATCAGCGAGGCGGCGAGCTCCGTTCGGCTCCGCGGCGTCAGGGAGCTGAGCCATCGGAATCCTCATGCCCCCGAGGACGTGGACCGGGTGTTCCAGCACTTTTGCCGGAAACAAGAGACGCCAAGCGGCGGCAGCCCGGCGTCCAACGTTCACTCCGTCAGCCCGGCGACGGACATCTTCTTGGAAAAGCTCGATGGCTCCGCCGACCTGGAGAACGGCAGTGGCAGTAGCTGGGTCGACACTCCCGACCGTGAGCGGCGGCGTGATTCTTGTGCTTCAGCTGGTACGAGCGATCGTTCGGTGGCGCGAGCGAGCAACACGTCCTTGTTGTCCAATGGCAAAGGAGGCTGGGTTGGCAGCGGGCTCACCGATCAGGTTCACCATCCAACTCCAAGCAGGAGCGCCACGGGCAAGAACACGGCGTTGATACGGAGGCTCTGGAGGTCGGCGATCAGCGAGAGCAGGAAGAAAACAGGTGTATCTGCAGGGACGACGACATCGGAACAGAGGTCAGCCGTGATCACTCCGACATTGCCGGTTGGGGAGCAGTGCAGCTCGTCCTACTCGGTGAAACCGCATCAGCAGCGGCAGAGAAGCCACGAATCCAAAGGGTTGGCGCGAGGGCCGCACAAggaaaagcagaagcaaagcctGCAGGAGAAGCTTCTGGAGGCTAGGATGGATGATCACAAGCCCTCACCCAGCTCTGCAGCCAAGCACAAGATATAG